The following proteins come from a genomic window of Pirellulales bacterium:
- a CDS encoding PspC domain-containing protein, protein MNKPLVRSSDAKIAGVCGGVAAWLDFDPTVVRIVWLLATFFTLGFPGIFLYLLLWLMMPGPDDGAVSSGELARSRRHSMIAGVCGGIADWLGWDPTQVRVLYVVGSICSVAFPGTVVYIVLWMVMPRAP, encoded by the coding sequence ATGAACAAACCACTCGTTCGCTCCAGCGATGCCAAGATCGCCGGGGTTTGTGGCGGCGTCGCCGCCTGGCTCGATTTCGACCCCACAGTGGTTCGTATCGTATGGCTGCTGGCGACGTTCTTTACACTGGGATTCCCCGGTATTTTCCTCTACCTGCTGTTATGGCTCATGATGCCTGGCCCTGACGACGGGGCGGTTTCGTCAGGCGAACTGGCCCGATCAAGACGCCACAGCATGATCGCCGGCGTCTGCGGCGGCATTGCCGACTGGCTGGGCTGGGACCCCACGCAGGTGAGAGTTCTATACGTGGTGGGGTCGATCTGCTCGGTGGCATTCCCGGGCACGGTGGTTTACATCGTCTTATGGATGGTGATGCCGCGAGCACCATAG
- a CDS encoding DUF1559 domain-containing protein: MIRRRKRGFTLVELLVVISIIGTLVAMLLPAVQAAREAARRNTCSNNQHQLSIAVASYVTSKQFYPGYRETVITNGGAFPVSWAVALLPFMDNRPAFDLWKQTTQTTMQPPSNVFSLPFFFSTTPVTLEFMACPSDIVTDTSTTPAPNSYVVNTGQMDVNLTYGAMMAPNNFSPDSPANGVFLSRWEYPLSPQNFGSTGGQSQENKLQKTVDGNFFDGKTNTFLLSENVMAKNWYDTEISVTASSGNYSVATTNGYNTAPYNPQSATGNHLTVNAPATTSPELYSGFVWWPQLAATNSLQNINGLFNASVEMVADPLLDFATDMNYCRPSSNHPGGVNMTFADGRTQYVNENIDYTVYASLMTPEGRKCNPPGFPFAPTTALITNASTYGLSSAQASAYQTYRNTQNVTTAAGL, encoded by the coding sequence ATGATCCGTCGTCGGAAGCGTGGCTTTACGCTGGTCGAATTGTTAGTGGTCATCAGCATTATTGGCACTCTGGTGGCAATGTTGCTACCGGCCGTGCAAGCAGCACGCGAAGCCGCGCGCCGCAACACGTGTTCGAATAATCAGCACCAGTTGAGCATTGCCGTTGCGAGCTATGTGACGAGCAAGCAATTCTACCCGGGATATAGGGAGACGGTCATTACGAATGGTGGTGCGTTCCCTGTGAGCTGGGCGGTTGCACTGCTGCCGTTTATGGACAATCGCCCCGCATTCGATCTTTGGAAGCAGACTACGCAAACAACAATGCAACCACCCAGCAATGTATTCTCATTGCCGTTTTTTTTCAGTACTACGCCAGTCACTCTGGAGTTTATGGCTTGCCCCAGTGACATCGTAACGGATACGTCCACGACCCCAGCCCCCAATAGCTATGTCGTGAATACTGGACAGATGGATGTAAATCTGACCTACGGGGCGATGATGGCACCCAATAACTTCTCTCCGGACTCACCCGCAAACGGAGTTTTCCTGAGCCGGTGGGAATATCCGTTGTCGCCACAGAACTTCGGTTCCACAGGTGGCCAAAGTCAGGAGAACAAACTTCAAAAGACCGTGGACGGCAACTTCTTCGATGGCAAAACCAACACATTCTTGCTCTCTGAGAACGTGATGGCGAAGAACTGGTACGACACGGAAATATCAGTGACGGCGTCCAGCGGCAATTACAGCGTCGCCACGACCAATGGGTACAATACAGCGCCCTACAACCCGCAGAGCGCTACCGGAAACCACCTGACGGTGAATGCGCCGGCAACAACTTCGCCCGAACTCTACTCGGGTTTTGTTTGGTGGCCGCAACTTGCGGCTACGAACTCGTTGCAGAACATCAACGGATTGTTTAATGCGTCGGTGGAAATGGTGGCTGATCCATTGCTAGATTTTGCAACAGACATGAATTACTGCCGACCTTCAAGCAATCACCCGGGCGGGGTAAACATGACGTTTGCCGACGGTCGTACGCAGTACGTGAACGAGAACATTGACTACACGGTCTACGCCAGCCTGATGACACCTGAAGGCCGCAAGTGCAATCCCCCGGGTTTTCCGTTCGCACCGACGACGGCGCTGATCACCAATGCCAGCACTTACGGCTTGTCGTCTGCACAGGCTAGCGCCTATCAGACGTACCGCAATACGCAAAACGTCACGACCGCGGCGGGCCTGTAA
- a CDS encoding type 1 glutamine amidotransferase domain-containing protein: MSDNLKGKRVLMFVDDVYEDLELWYPRLRLTEAGVDVTVAGPAADRVYAGKHGYPCRSNAALADVQTVDFHGLVIPGGFMPDKLRRDLKVLSLVHEFAEAKKLVAAICHGGWIAISAGVYRGVRVTGSAGIKDDLINAGAHWEDAAVVVDRHFVSSRKPDDLPDFCRAILGLL; encoded by the coding sequence ATGAGCGACAATCTCAAGGGCAAGCGCGTTTTGATGTTCGTGGACGACGTCTACGAAGACCTCGAGCTTTGGTATCCGCGGCTGCGTCTGACCGAGGCCGGGGTCGACGTTACCGTGGCCGGCCCGGCGGCCGACCGGGTCTACGCCGGCAAGCATGGATACCCCTGCCGGTCGAACGCCGCCTTGGCGGATGTGCAAACCGTGGATTTCCATGGCCTGGTCATTCCTGGGGGCTTCATGCCCGACAAACTCCGCCGCGACCTCAAGGTGCTATCGCTGGTGCATGAGTTTGCCGAGGCCAAAAAGCTGGTCGCCGCCATCTGCCACGGCGGCTGGATCGCGATCTCGGCCGGCGTCTATCGCGGCGTGCGGGTTACAGGATCGGCGGGGATTAAGGACGATCTGATTAACGCCGGCGCCCATTGGGAGGATGCCGCCGTGGTGGTCGACCGGCACTTCGTCTCCAGCCGTAAACCTGACGACCTGCCGGACTTCTGTCGCGCGATCCTGGGTCTGCTGTAG
- a CDS encoding neutral/alkaline non-lysosomal ceramidase N-terminal domain-containing protein: MSLRFLARRSHFPRRAFLLAACCMLGLFAAVATADDAADSKTRFAVGVANRDLTPQAPVPMWGYGARHAALSQGSLDPLMAKAIVIHAGDQKLAIVGTDLGRGPTQAMMQKIRKELKEKAGIDHVMISGSHSHHGPVIELVDRDGLGKGKFDAAVAYAKQLPDMLIDAILEADRTAKPAKMGIATRNTTYNRNRHTKRQPPATEPMLAVMRFDDESGKPIAVLVNFAAHPTMINAIVLKFSADYPGAMKKKVEAELGTHCVFMQGAAGDMSANPPPEPTSDSGEKVVNYVHMGNALADQVLELARSIETKKPESPGIRGKVDHFTFASRVDFSNPLIIAGYGSAFFPELVANFVEESKNGITPELDTVLLNGDIALVGGSGEFFSNHSNRLKERSYLPHTLFFGYCNGHNMYFPTIEAVSEGGYGADPPVSPAEIGSGERMMNQALVNIYTMLGKFPEAKKK; the protein is encoded by the coding sequence ATGTCGCTTCGATTTCTTGCCCGGCGATCCCATTTTCCGCGTCGCGCATTTCTGTTGGCGGCTTGTTGTATGCTCGGCCTGTTCGCGGCCGTCGCAACCGCTGATGATGCCGCGGATTCGAAGACACGGTTCGCTGTCGGCGTCGCCAACCGCGACCTTACGCCGCAGGCGCCCGTGCCTATGTGGGGCTACGGTGCCCGCCATGCTGCCTTGTCGCAGGGTTCGCTCGACCCGCTCATGGCCAAGGCCATCGTCATCCACGCGGGCGATCAGAAGTTGGCCATTGTCGGCACGGACCTAGGCCGCGGCCCGACGCAGGCCATGATGCAGAAGATTCGCAAGGAACTGAAGGAGAAGGCCGGTATCGACCATGTCATGATCAGCGGCAGTCATTCGCACCATGGGCCGGTGATCGAGCTTGTGGACCGCGACGGATTAGGTAAGGGCAAATTCGACGCGGCCGTGGCCTATGCCAAGCAGCTGCCTGACATGTTGATCGACGCCATCCTCGAGGCGGATCGCACCGCCAAGCCCGCCAAGATGGGTATTGCGACAAGGAACACTACCTACAACCGCAATCGGCACACCAAGCGACAGCCGCCGGCGACCGAGCCGATGCTGGCGGTGATGCGCTTCGACGACGAGTCTGGCAAACCGATCGCGGTGTTGGTGAACTTCGCTGCGCATCCCACCATGATCAACGCCATCGTGTTGAAGTTTTCGGCCGACTATCCGGGTGCGATGAAAAAGAAGGTCGAAGCAGAACTCGGCACACACTGCGTATTCATGCAGGGCGCAGCGGGTGACATGAGCGCCAATCCGCCCCCCGAACCTACCTCGGACAGCGGCGAAAAAGTCGTCAACTACGTCCACATGGGCAATGCCCTGGCGGATCAGGTATTGGAGCTTGCCCGCTCGATCGAGACCAAGAAGCCCGAAAGCCCGGGCATCCGCGGTAAGGTCGACCATTTTACATTTGCGTCGCGGGTCGACTTTTCCAACCCCTTGATCATTGCCGGCTACGGCTCGGCATTCTTCCCCGAGTTGGTGGCTAACTTCGTTGAGGAATCGAAGAACGGAATCACGCCCGAGTTGGATACTGTGCTACTCAACGGCGACATCGCGCTTGTGGGTGGGTCGGGCGAATTCTTCTCGAACCATTCCAACCGTTTGAAGGAACGATCGTATCTGCCGCACACGTTGTTCTTCGGCTACTGCAACGGCCACAACATGTACTTCCCCACGATCGAGGCCGTCAGCGAGGGTGGCTACGGCGCCGACCCTCCTGTATCCCCCGCCGAAATCGGCTCGGGCGAGCGGATGATGAACCAGGCCCTAGTGAACATCTACACGATGTTGGGAAAATTCCCCGAGGCCAAGAAAAAGTGA
- a CDS encoding penicillin acylase family protein produces MRRTCLFLFAMWSLFALFAVAPRGVWAASDTIDAKSLAQSVNIYRDEWGVPHIDAPTDEGVVFGFAFTQCEDYFWQVEDSYLQCLGRYAEVVGDAGLESDLLNNSFEVVSRSKVDFNEIEPKLQKICAAYAAGLNYYLATHPQVKPRLLTHFEPWNVLAFERFTLLNFIYGKAHVAKAATRKLQDEVRAATGSNAWAIGPSKTKSGTTMLFANPHQPWFGAGQFYEGHLHSGEGWSFSGSTFFGGPLPTIGHNDVLGWSHTVNNPDIADVYRETFDDPKNPLKYRYGDTYKTAERWQVPIAVRTGDKVETRTCTFRKTHHGPIMAKDDDTHFLSVRIAHIFEGSRLRQALAMTRARNFSEWRTAMAGLNLQMFNTVYADRDGNIFYVYNGTIPRRDPSFDWSKPVDGSNPKTEWQGLHTFDELPQILNPPSGFVQNCNATPFAATDDGNPFQTDFPAYMVEEQNDDKRRSKVSRMLLRKLHDATFEDWQRLGFDTTLYWPLVEIPRYRRELEILKTNNAALAAKIEPLLAHLADWDCRSSTSSTQTTLCAAWYQEMYGTGYPAEVLKPEFQESQVKRFEALLAAAGKLKALFGDWKVPWGDISRMQRHPNFADPAVIPFDDKLTSLACPGAPGPLGVVFNTYYTPITAQRRKQYGVVGHSFVGVYEFSKDQKVKAKTILQFGESADPQSPHYFDQAQLYVQQKFKPAWFDWDEVVAHSQVKYQPGEKR; encoded by the coding sequence ATGCGCCGCACATGCCTCTTCCTGTTCGCGATGTGGTCGTTGTTCGCGTTGTTCGCCGTTGCCCCGCGCGGTGTCTGGGCCGCCTCGGACACGATCGATGCCAAGTCGCTGGCTCAATCCGTCAACATCTATCGCGACGAGTGGGGCGTGCCGCACATCGACGCGCCCACCGACGAAGGGGTGGTGTTCGGTTTTGCCTTTACGCAATGCGAGGACTACTTCTGGCAGGTCGAGGACTCTTATCTGCAATGCCTCGGCCGATACGCCGAAGTGGTGGGCGACGCAGGCTTGGAGAGCGATCTGTTGAACAACTCGTTCGAGGTCGTCAGCCGTTCAAAGGTAGATTTCAACGAGATCGAACCGAAGCTGCAAAAAATCTGCGCCGCCTATGCAGCGGGGCTGAATTATTATCTGGCCACGCATCCCCAGGTGAAGCCACGCCTGCTTACGCATTTTGAACCGTGGAACGTGCTGGCCTTCGAGCGCTTTACGCTGTTGAACTTCATCTACGGCAAGGCGCACGTCGCCAAGGCGGCCACGCGCAAATTGCAGGACGAAGTGCGCGCCGCGACGGGCTCGAACGCCTGGGCCATTGGGCCCAGCAAGACCAAGTCGGGCACGACGATGCTGTTTGCCAATCCGCATCAGCCCTGGTTCGGCGCCGGTCAATTCTACGAAGGGCATCTGCACAGTGGCGAGGGTTGGAGCTTCTCGGGATCGACTTTCTTCGGTGGCCCGCTTCCCACCATCGGCCACAACGACGTGCTGGGTTGGTCGCACACGGTAAATAACCCGGACATCGCCGACGTCTATCGTGAGACATTCGACGATCCAAAAAATCCGCTGAAATATCGTTATGGCGACACATACAAGACGGCCGAACGGTGGCAGGTGCCAATCGCCGTGCGCACGGGGGACAAAGTCGAAACGCGCACCTGCACGTTCCGCAAGACGCATCACGGACCCATCATGGCCAAGGATGACGACACACATTTCCTGTCTGTGCGGATCGCCCACATCTTCGAGGGAAGCCGCCTGCGACAGGCTTTGGCAATGACGCGGGCCCGCAATTTCTCCGAGTGGCGGACGGCGATGGCCGGCTTGAACTTGCAGATGTTCAACACCGTGTACGCCGACCGCGATGGCAACATTTTCTACGTCTACAACGGCACCATTCCGCGCCGCGACCCGAGTTTCGACTGGTCGAAGCCCGTCGACGGCAGCAATCCGAAAACCGAATGGCAGGGCTTACACACCTTCGACGAGCTGCCGCAGATTCTGAATCCACCGTCGGGGTTCGTACAGAATTGCAATGCGACTCCGTTCGCCGCAACCGATGACGGTAACCCGTTTCAGACCGATTTTCCCGCCTACATGGTTGAGGAACAGAACGACGACAAACGCCGCTCGAAGGTGTCACGGATGCTGTTGCGCAAACTGCACGATGCCACGTTCGAAGACTGGCAGCGGCTGGGTTTCGATACGACGTTGTACTGGCCGCTGGTCGAGATTCCGCGCTACCGTCGCGAGCTGGAAATACTGAAGACCAACAATGCCGCGTTGGCAGCCAAGATCGAGCCGCTGCTCGCGCACCTGGCCGACTGGGACTGCCGGTCATCGACCAGCTCGACGCAAACCACACTGTGCGCTGCGTGGTATCAGGAAATGTACGGCACGGGCTACCCGGCCGAGGTGCTGAAGCCTGAGTTTCAGGAGAGCCAGGTCAAGCGTTTCGAGGCCCTGCTGGCTGCCGCGGGCAAGCTCAAGGCGCTGTTTGGTGACTGGAAGGTGCCCTGGGGCGACATTAGTCGCATGCAACGGCACCCAAATTTCGCTGATCCAGCCGTTATACCGTTTGACGACAAGCTGACGAGCCTGGCCTGCCCGGGGGCGCCGGGCCCGCTAGGCGTGGTATTCAACACCTATTACACGCCCATCACAGCGCAGCGCCGCAAGCAGTACGGCGTGGTCGGCCACTCGTTCGTCGGTGTGTATGAGTTCAGCAAGGACCAAAAGGTGAAGGCCAAAACGATTCTGCAATTCGGCGAAAGCGCCGATCCGCAATCGCCCCACTACTTCGACCAGGCGCAGCTTTACGTGCAGCAGAAGTTCAAGCCCGCCTGGTTCGACTGGGATGAAGTAGTCGCCCACTCGCAGGTGAAGTATCAACCTGGTGAGAAGCGGTAA
- a CDS encoding DUF1559 domain-containing protein: protein MEEQVGAEQGCGSLRSRKCHMRRPRRPGFTLVELLVVISIIGTLVAMLLPAVQAAREAARRNTCSNNQHQLSIAVASYVTSKQFFPGYRETLITNSGPFPVSWVVTLLPFMDNRPSFDIWRQTTLTVPPTFFTVPGYLTSPTLEFLVCPSDIATDSSTAPCPNSYVVNTGQADASTTALLTTNNVFADSPANGVFLSRWDYFYSPQFSANAGLGIENKLPKTVEANFFDGKSNTFLLSENIDAKNWYDELSAIPPPPPSPPRPYLYIVDPNNGFRAAPFPPQTVPRATQFAPAMNTPEIYTGFVWWPQLAATNSLQNINGQINSSVDYPTSGLDYGTDMNYCRPASNHPGGVNMTFADGRTQYVSENIDYTIYASLMTPEGRKCNPPGLPFTTTQNLSNVGLSAAQIQAYQFYRNPQSAITSAGL from the coding sequence ATGGAAGAGCAGGTAGGAGCGGAACAGGGGTGTGGTTCCTTGCGGAGCAGGAAGTGTCACATGAGACGACCCCGGAGACCTGGCTTTACCCTCGTTGAACTTTTGGTTGTGATCAGCATTATTGGCACGTTGGTGGCCATGCTCCTGCCGGCGGTGCAGGCAGCACGCGAGGCCGCGCGGCGCAACACCTGCTCTAACAACCAGCATCAATTGAGCATTGCCGTCGCCAGCTACGTGACCAGCAAGCAGTTTTTTCCCGGCTATCGAGAAACGCTCATCACCAATAGCGGCCCTTTTCCCGTTAGCTGGGTCGTGACACTGCTGCCCTTTATGGACAATCGTCCCAGCTTCGATATTTGGAGGCAAACGACGCTGACAGTTCCTCCCACGTTCTTCACTGTCCCGGGCTATTTGACGAGCCCCACACTCGAGTTTCTCGTTTGTCCAAGCGACATCGCCACTGATTCTTCGACCGCGCCATGTCCCAATAGCTACGTAGTGAACACCGGACAGGCCGACGCAAGCACGACTGCCCTCCTGACAACAAACAACGTCTTCGCAGATTCACCGGCGAACGGTGTGTTTCTGAGTCGTTGGGACTATTTTTACTCACCGCAATTCTCCGCCAATGCGGGTCTCGGCATCGAAAACAAACTGCCGAAAACTGTAGAAGCGAACTTCTTTGACGGCAAGTCGAACACGTTCCTGCTCTCTGAGAATATCGATGCCAAGAATTGGTACGATGAACTGTCGGCTATTCCGCCCCCTCCACCATCACCGCCAAGGCCCTATCTCTATATTGTCGATCCGAATAACGGATTCCGCGCGGCGCCTTTCCCACCTCAGACCGTTCCCAGGGCGACTCAATTCGCTCCTGCAATGAACACGCCCGAAATCTACACAGGATTTGTCTGGTGGCCTCAGTTGGCTGCAACCAATTCGTTACAAAATATCAACGGACAAATCAATTCCAGCGTCGACTATCCGACCTCCGGGCTCGACTATGGAACGGATATGAACTACTGCCGGCCGGCAAGCAATCACCCGGGCGGCGTCAACATGACATTTGCCGACGGACGCACGCAGTACGTGAGCGAGAACATCGACTACACGATTTATGCTAGTCTGATGACACCGGAAGGCCGGAAATGTAACCCGCCGGGACTCCCCTTCACGACCACACAGAACCTGAGCAATGTGGGCCTTTCGGCCGCACAGATTCAGGCATATCAGTTTTACCGCAATCCGCAGTCGGCGATCACATCGGCGGGGCTTTAG